A part of Desulfotomaculum nigrificans DSM 574 genomic DNA contains:
- a CDS encoding nitrilase family protein: MQDLKIAVVQMESKLGQVQENLNKINHFISEAALQKVNIICFPEMCLPGYTREMAAELAIDLETSDIITNLKKTAQEKDIVILVGLAEKNATHQPFITQVVIHPNGTIDKYRKTHLGKSEQPYFTPGNEIKTYATVQARFGIQICWDMHFPEMTTILSLAGAEIIFAPHASPSMVGDRRGIWLKYLAARAYDNTVFVAACNLVGDDGQGHRFCGGTLVLDPKGNIVAEDFRGREAMLITDLKAAKINKIRGQKSSSMANSFYLTARRPELYGALLTNPKG; this comes from the coding sequence TTGCAAGACCTAAAAATAGCTGTGGTACAAATGGAGTCCAAGTTGGGGCAAGTTCAGGAAAACCTGAATAAAATAAACCATTTTATTTCTGAGGCAGCATTACAAAAGGTTAATATTATTTGCTTTCCAGAAATGTGCCTGCCAGGATATACCAGGGAAATGGCAGCTGAACTGGCCATAGATTTAGAAACCAGTGATATCATCACTAATTTAAAGAAAACGGCTCAGGAAAAAGATATTGTAATTTTAGTAGGTCTAGCTGAAAAAAACGCCACCCACCAACCATTTATTACTCAGGTAGTTATTCATCCAAACGGGACTATTGATAAATACAGAAAAACCCATTTGGGTAAAAGTGAGCAGCCTTATTTTACTCCTGGGAATGAAATTAAAACCTATGCAACTGTGCAGGCCAGGTTTGGTATACAAATTTGTTGGGATATGCATTTTCCGGAGATGACCACCATCCTGTCATTAGCAGGTGCCGAAATTATTTTCGCCCCCCATGCTTCACCATCCATGGTGGGAGACCGAAGAGGCATCTGGTTAAAGTATTTAGCGGCCAGAGCCTATGATAATACCGTATTTGTGGCGGCCTGTAATTTAGTGGGTGATGATGGTCAAGGCCACCGCTTTTGCGGGGGAACCCTGGTCCTGGACCCTAAAGGTAACATAGTGGCCGAAGATTTTAGGGGTCGGGAAGCAATGTTAATTACAGACTTAAAAGCAGCTAAAATCAATAAAATCAGGGGACAAAAGTCTTCTTCTATGGCCAATAGTTTCTATTTAACGGCTCGCCGTCCGGAATTGTACGGAGCCTTACTGACAAACCCAAAGGGGTAA
- a CDS encoding L-lactate permease: MWVQETNPFGNLGLSALVAAIPILILFYALAIKRMKGHIAGLITLISAIAVAIIAYGMPVKLAMLSTLYGILTGLFPIGWIVLCAVFLYNLTVKTGHFEVIKDSIASITEDRRLQALLIGYCFGAFLEGAAGFGAPVAITAGMLVGLGFQPLYAAGLCLIANTAPVAFGGIGIPIITAGKVSGLDPAVISQMIANQLPLLSFIVPFWLVFIMSGWQGMKEVFLPVFVTAATFSVTMAVVAATMGPELPNIISALVSIIALIAVLKVWKPKKVWRFPNEPAATMEVKKHSAGKIIQAWTPFIILTVLIGDWGISGIKYILNQFTIKIPIAGLHNAILVNNKPMEVIYKFDWLAAAGTAILIAALISAVILRIRVGTVVSVFGETLSNLKWALLNIAFVLGFAYIANFAGITPTLGKALTVTGSFFPFVSPFLGWLGVFVTGSDTSANALFGNMQKITAQQINVNPVLTVTANTSGGVAAKMISPQSIAVACASVKLVGQESDLFRFTVKHSILFTAIMGVIVYLQAYYLRWMVPKMVEASTAAQTVAPSNGFSIVALIISVLIMVFLGVVAARQR, encoded by the coding sequence ATGTGGGTTCAAGAAACCAATCCCTTTGGTAACCTGGGACTTTCTGCCTTGGTTGCAGCCATCCCTATTTTAATTCTTTTTTATGCCCTGGCCATTAAACGGATGAAGGGACATATTGCCGGCCTCATAACCCTGATATCCGCCATTGCCGTAGCCATTATTGCTTACGGTATGCCTGTTAAACTGGCTATGTTATCTACCCTTTATGGTATTCTAACTGGGTTGTTTCCCATTGGTTGGATTGTTTTATGTGCAGTGTTTTTGTACAACCTTACTGTAAAGACAGGACATTTTGAAGTAATTAAAGACTCCATTGCATCAATTACTGAAGACCGTAGATTACAGGCCTTATTAATTGGTTATTGTTTTGGTGCCTTTCTGGAAGGTGCTGCAGGTTTCGGTGCACCGGTTGCCATTACAGCCGGTATGTTGGTTGGTTTAGGCTTCCAGCCGCTGTATGCTGCCGGTTTATGCTTAATTGCTAACACTGCTCCGGTGGCATTTGGTGGTATCGGCATTCCGATTATTACCGCTGGTAAAGTGTCTGGCTTAGATCCAGCTGTTATCAGCCAGATGATTGCCAATCAACTACCCTTACTGTCCTTTATAGTTCCCTTCTGGCTAGTATTTATCATGTCCGGTTGGCAGGGGATGAAGGAAGTCTTTCTGCCTGTGTTTGTTACTGCTGCCACATTCAGCGTTACTATGGCTGTAGTAGCTGCCACCATGGGCCCCGAACTACCCAATATTATTTCGGCTCTGGTTTCAATTATTGCTTTAATTGCTGTCTTGAAAGTATGGAAGCCCAAAAAGGTTTGGCGTTTCCCCAACGAGCCCGCTGCAACTATGGAAGTTAAAAAACATTCTGCGGGTAAAATAATTCAAGCCTGGACTCCCTTTATCATCCTGACAGTGTTGATTGGTGACTGGGGGATTTCCGGTATCAAGTATATCTTAAACCAATTTACCATTAAAATTCCCATTGCCGGTCTACACAACGCCATTTTGGTAAATAACAAGCCTATGGAGGTAATTTACAAGTTTGACTGGCTGGCAGCGGCCGGTACTGCTATACTGATTGCTGCTTTGATATCCGCCGTTATCTTAAGAATCCGTGTGGGTACTGTAGTATCTGTTTTCGGCGAAACATTAAGCAACTTAAAATGGGCCTTACTAAACATTGCCTTTGTATTAGGCTTTGCCTATATTGCCAACTTTGCCGGTATCACACCAACTTTAGGTAAGGCACTGACTGTTACCGGTTCTTTCTTCCCGTTTGTTTCTCCATTCCTGGGGTGGTTGGGTGTGTTTGTAACCGGTAGTGATACCTCGGCCAATGCTCTGTTTGGTAACATGCAGAAAATTACAGCCCAGCAAATTAATGTTAACCCGGTACTTACTGTAACTGCTAACACCAGTGGTGGCGTTGCCGCCAAGATGATTTCACCACAGAGTATTGCTGTGGCCTGTGCTTCAGTTAAACTGGTGGGCCAGGAGAGTGATCTCTTCCGTTTTACCGTTAAGCATAGTATTTTGTTCACTGCAATCATGGGTGTTATCGTTTATTTGCAGGCATATTACTTGAGGTGGATGGTGCCTAAAATGGTGGAAGCTTCTACTGCTGCCCAGACTGTAGCTCCCAGTAACGGATTTAGTATTGTGGCTTTAATAATTTCTGTGTTAATTATGGTATTTCTTGGTGTAGTAGCTGCACGTCAAAGATGA
- a CDS encoding FadR/GntR family transcriptional regulator, translating into MDFKPIKAKKIYEEIVDQIKSMIASGTLTTGDKLLPERELAERMQVGRSAVREAYRTLEALGIIEIRPGEGTFVREIGTKSMTDIMSLVVMTEKDTLSELLELRKIIEVEAAALAAVRRTDDDIKTMKLWLDQMKQDINKQDLGELADMKFHYALADSAHNSLLMRLMNTISETMKNSLRTARQQLYLTPNTPQRLYDEHVAIYEAVVRGDVQEARNNMMVHLTNVEKGLVLDNENKNSKLNN; encoded by the coding sequence GTGGACTTTAAACCCATTAAAGCAAAAAAAATTTATGAAGAAATTGTTGATCAAATTAAAAGTATGATTGCCAGCGGTACTCTTACCACGGGTGATAAGCTGCTCCCTGAGCGTGAACTGGCTGAACGTATGCAAGTGGGCCGCTCAGCCGTTCGCGAGGCTTATCGCACCTTAGAGGCACTTGGAATTATTGAAATTCGGCCCGGTGAGGGTACTTTTGTGCGGGAAATTGGTACTAAATCCATGACTGATATCATGTCCCTGGTGGTAATGACCGAAAAGGACACCCTTAGTGAGTTATTGGAATTACGTAAAATAATCGAAGTCGAAGCAGCAGCGCTGGCTGCCGTGCGTAGAACAGACGATGATATTAAAACCATGAAACTCTGGCTTGATCAAATGAAACAAGATATAAATAAACAAGATTTAGGCGAATTAGCCGATATGAAGTTTCACTATGCGCTAGCAGACTCAGCCCATAATTCTTTATTAATGAGATTAATGAATACCATTTCCGAAACTATGAAAAACTCCTTACGTACAGCCCGGCAACAATTATACCTGACCCCTAATACCCCACAGCGATTATATGACGAGCATGTGGCCATCTATGAAGCAGTGGTACGAGGCGATGTGCAAGAGGCCAGAAACAACATGATGGTTCACCTGACTAACGTTGAAAAAGGCCTGGTTTTGGATAATGAAAACAAAAACAGCAAATTGAATAATTAA
- the selA gene encoding L-seryl-tRNA(Sec) selenium transferase has product MERSVDKSLLRYLPKVDQLLHHPEIAALMAICPRPLVVDSVRASIEVMRRLIYSGEFTGSADDIAELVVDKSISLIKKATRPNLRTVINGTGVVLHTNLGRALLSQSARVAVDQVASSYCNLEINLETGKRGSRYEPLEDLLIKLTGAEAAMVVNNNASAVLLALGALARGKEVIVSRGQLVEIGGSFRIPEVMEQSGARLVEVGTTNKTYPRDYIKAITSETALLLHVHTSNYRIVGFTRETSVEELVQIGRQSNIPVMSDLGSGFLVDLSKYGLPREPSVQETVAAGADVVTFSGDKLLGGPQAGIIVGKRHYIEEMKRNPLTRAVRINKFTVAALEATLREYLDEDNVLKNVPTLRMLTEPAQDILARAERLLNKLQEQITVNCQLEIIEGFSQVGGGSMPTAELPTYLMACVPTHLTVGELAARLRLGEPSVLGRVQDEKYLIDLRTVQPDEIDQLAEVMARLINSAEVSR; this is encoded by the coding sequence ATGGAGCGATCTGTTGATAAATCATTATTAAGATACTTACCTAAAGTGGACCAACTGCTGCACCACCCGGAGATTGCAGCCTTAATGGCAATTTGTCCTAGACCGCTGGTGGTGGACAGTGTTAGGGCATCCATCGAGGTTATGCGTAGGCTTATCTATAGTGGTGAGTTTACGGGTTCCGCCGATGATATTGCAGAGTTAGTGGTGGATAAATCTATTTCTTTGATTAAAAAGGCAACCAGACCGAATTTACGTACAGTTATTAATGGCACCGGTGTGGTGTTGCATACCAATTTAGGACGAGCTCTTTTGTCCCAGTCGGCTAGGGTGGCCGTTGATCAAGTTGCCTCTTCTTATTGTAACTTGGAGATTAACCTGGAAACAGGTAAAAGGGGATCCAGGTATGAACCCCTGGAAGACCTTCTGATTAAATTAACCGGGGCTGAAGCAGCAATGGTGGTTAATAATAATGCTTCTGCTGTACTGCTGGCACTTGGGGCTTTAGCCAGGGGTAAGGAAGTTATCGTATCCCGGGGGCAATTGGTGGAAATTGGCGGGTCTTTTAGGATTCCCGAGGTGATGGAGCAGAGTGGGGCCAGATTAGTGGAGGTAGGTACCACCAATAAGACTTATCCCCGGGATTATATTAAAGCCATTACATCTGAGACCGCTTTACTTTTGCACGTGCATACCAGTAACTACCGCATCGTTGGTTTTACTAGGGAAACTTCTGTGGAAGAGCTGGTACAAATAGGCAGGCAGTCTAACATTCCGGTGATGTCTGACTTGGGTAGTGGGTTTTTAGTAGATTTATCTAAGTATGGTTTACCCAGAGAACCCAGTGTGCAGGAAACGGTGGCTGCCGGGGCGGATGTAGTAACTTTTTCCGGGGACAAGCTGTTGGGTGGCCCCCAGGCCGGCATTATTGTTGGTAAGCGCCATTATATAGAAGAGATGAAGAGAAATCCATTGACCCGGGCCGTGCGGATAAATAAGTTTACGGTGGCGGCCCTGGAAGCTACCTTGAGGGAATACTTAGATGAAGATAACGTGTTAAAAAATGTGCCCACTTTGCGGATGTTAACTGAACCAGCCCAGGATATACTGGCCCGGGCGGAGAGATTACTGAACAAATTACAGGAACAGATAACCGTCAATTGTCAATTAGAAATCATTGAGGGTTTTTCACAGGTGGGTGGCGGTTCCATGCCCACTGCTGAACTGCCTACGTATCTTATGGCCTGTGTGCCCACACATTTAACGGTGGGTGAATTAGCAGCCCGGTTGCGGTTAGGGGAACCCTCGGTTTTGGGCAGGGTGCAGGACGAAAAATACTTGATAGATTTACGCACTGTGCAACCGGATGAAATTGACCAACTGGCTGAGGTAATGGCAAGACTCATAAATTCAGCGGAGGTGTCCCGGTAG
- the selB gene encoding selenocysteine-specific translation elongation factor, with translation MKHIIIGTAGHVDHGKTALIKSLTGVDTDRLKEEKERGISIELGFTQLTLPSGKKAGIVDVPGHERFIKNMLAGVGGIDLVLLVIAADEGVMPQTREHLDILQLLQVKQGIVVLTKVDLVDEEWLGLVTEEVKEFLKGTVLEKAPVVPVSSVTGEGLPELLKLIDKAVDDTEEKISTGKLRLPIDRVFSVTGFGTVVTGTLLSGKISLGDTVQIMPQGLLSRVRSLQVHGQKVEQARAGQRTAVNLTGVEVDQVKRGNVLATPNSLTPSHRLDVKLLLLESVSKSLSNRERVRVYLGTDEILGRVRLLDREELEPGQEVFAQLEMEEQVVAGKGDRFVIRSYSPMRTIGGGTVIDPNAPKHKRFRPEVLAALATKEQGTPDELIDQFLTGKQGLFTLEELAAATGLPGTEVDQAIKDLADKVKVIPTDKEDLFVASQVYRQWGLEVQKMAENYHREFPLREGYPKEEMRSRKFAFVSSKNFLYLLQALQKDGYIVVFEKTMASPTFKSQLSAAQQKQVDALVKAMMDGNLQPPSWNELVKKMKLKDTEAQEYLQYLLRRGDLVKIGDDLYLAAERFKQGRRLIVDFLKEHQEISVAQTRDLLQTSRKFALPLLEYLDRERVTRRVGDNRVLGAEAAKIS, from the coding sequence GTGAAACATATTATTATAGGTACGGCGGGTCATGTGGACCATGGGAAAACCGCACTGATTAAATCATTAACCGGGGTTGATACTGACCGACTAAAGGAAGAAAAAGAACGGGGCATTTCCATAGAGTTAGGTTTTACCCAACTGACCTTACCCAGTGGTAAAAAAGCAGGTATTGTGGATGTACCCGGACATGAAAGGTTTATCAAGAATATGTTGGCCGGTGTAGGCGGTATCGACCTGGTACTGCTGGTGATTGCCGCTGATGAAGGAGTTATGCCGCAAACCAGGGAACATCTGGATATTTTACAACTTTTGCAAGTTAAACAAGGTATTGTGGTATTAACCAAAGTTGATCTGGTTGATGAAGAGTGGCTGGGCTTGGTTACAGAGGAAGTTAAGGAATTTCTCAAGGGAACAGTACTTGAGAAAGCACCGGTTGTTCCGGTGTCTTCTGTCACCGGAGAAGGTCTCCCTGAGTTATTAAAGTTAATTGATAAAGCAGTTGATGATACAGAAGAAAAAATTAGTACCGGTAAACTACGGCTACCGATAGACAGGGTATTTTCTGTTACCGGCTTTGGTACTGTTGTTACCGGAACCCTGCTATCCGGCAAGATTTCTTTAGGGGATACCGTACAAATAATGCCCCAGGGTTTATTGTCCAGGGTACGGTCTTTACAAGTGCATGGCCAAAAGGTGGAGCAGGCCCGGGCCGGCCAACGAACAGCGGTTAATTTAACCGGTGTAGAGGTAGATCAGGTTAAACGGGGAAACGTGCTGGCCACACCTAATAGTTTAACGCCTTCCCACCGCCTGGATGTTAAGCTTTTATTATTGGAGAGCGTTAGTAAATCTTTAAGCAACAGAGAAAGAGTTAGGGTATACCTGGGTACCGATGAAATTTTGGGTCGGGTAAGGCTGTTGGACCGGGAAGAATTAGAACCGGGGCAAGAAGTATTTGCCCAGTTGGAAATGGAGGAGCAGGTGGTTGCCGGCAAAGGAGATCGATTTGTCATTCGTTCCTACTCGCCCATGAGAACCATAGGTGGTGGTACGGTGATTGACCCCAATGCCCCCAAACATAAACGCTTCCGCCCAGAGGTGTTGGCCGCCCTGGCTACTAAGGAACAAGGTACCCCGGATGAATTGATTGATCAGTTCCTAACAGGTAAACAAGGTTTGTTTACCCTGGAAGAACTGGCCGCTGCCACCGGATTGCCCGGAACCGAAGTGGACCAGGCTATAAAAGACTTGGCAGATAAAGTTAAAGTAATTCCTACGGACAAGGAAGATTTATTTGTAGCCAGTCAGGTTTACCGGCAATGGGGGCTGGAGGTACAAAAGATGGCGGAAAATTATCACCGGGAATTTCCGCTGCGGGAGGGCTACCCCAAGGAGGAAATGCGTTCCCGAAAATTTGCCTTTGTGAGTAGCAAAAATTTCCTTTATTTATTGCAAGCACTACAAAAGGATGGATATATTGTAGTATTTGAAAAAACCATGGCCAGCCCAACATTTAAGAGCCAATTGTCAGCAGCCCAACAAAAACAGGTCGATGCATTAGTTAAAGCTATGATGGATGGCAATTTGCAGCCACCCTCCTGGAATGAGTTAGTTAAAAAAATGAAGCTCAAGGATACCGAGGCACAGGAATATTTGCAGTATTTGTTGCGTCGGGGAGATTTGGTGAAAATAGGCGATGATTTATATTTGGCGGCTGAACGGTTTAAGCAGGGGCGCAGGTTAATCGTTGATTTTCTTAAGGAGCATCAAGAAATATCTGTGGCCCAAACCAGGGATTTACTGCAGACCTCCCGTAAATTTGCACTTCCCTTATTAGAATACCTGGATCGGGAACGGGTAACCCGCCGGGTAGGGGACAACCGGGTTTTAGGAGCAGAAGCAGCTAAAATTTCTTAA
- a CDS encoding nucleoside recognition domain-containing protein: MVTLDTFKRGLNKGLTTTWELSKVVVPVYVAVTFLSFTPLLNKIAEFCAPFMEYVGLPGEASLAIVVGNAINIYAALGVITSLHLNAREITIIAMMLLMSHTIFVESAVAGKCGINPWFIGLGRFAIGIAAGFILNIILIS; this comes from the coding sequence ATGGTTACTTTAGACACTTTTAAACGGGGATTAAATAAGGGTTTGACCACCACCTGGGAATTATCTAAGGTGGTGGTTCCGGTTTATGTGGCGGTAACGTTCTTAAGTTTTACACCTCTGTTAAATAAAATTGCCGAATTTTGTGCTCCTTTTATGGAGTATGTGGGGTTGCCTGGTGAGGCTTCCTTAGCCATTGTGGTTGGTAACGCCATCAACATTTATGCTGCCCTTGGAGTAATCACGTCACTGCATTTAAATGCCAGGGAGATTACTATTATTGCTATGATGCTGCTGATGTCCCATACCATATTTGTGGAAAGTGCCGTGGCGGGCAAGTGTGGGATAAACCCCTGGTTCATTGGTTTGGGGAGGTTTGCCATAGGTATTGCTGCCGGCTTTATATTAAATATCATATTAATAAGTTAG
- a CDS encoding nucleoside recognition domain-containing protein produces MDWFEFIKTALTGSLHSIWQMARIILPLMIILELAKDMHILDKIAGWMAPAMKFFKLPKEGAFPLLIGLTFGLAYGAGVIIDSIKEGHLTWRDLFLINIFLVLCHSVFEDTALFMSVGANGVVILISRIILAVVVTFALSRWSGLAKLEKLLGNKLMIPYCSHCGKGDHIG; encoded by the coding sequence GTGGACTGGTTTGAGTTTATCAAAACAGCTTTAACAGGTAGTCTGCATAGTATATGGCAAATGGCTAGGATTATTTTGCCTTTAATGATAATTTTGGAACTGGCCAAGGATATGCATATCCTTGATAAAATAGCCGGATGGATGGCCCCGGCGATGAAATTTTTTAAATTACCCAAAGAAGGGGCTTTTCCCTTATTAATCGGACTTACCTTTGGTTTGGCTTATGGTGCCGGGGTAATTATTGATAGTATTAAAGAGGGTCACCTGACCTGGCGGGATTTGTTTTTAATTAACATCTTCCTGGTGCTTTGCCATTCTGTTTTTGAGGATACCGCTTTATTTATGTCTGTGGGGGCCAATGGGGTGGTAATTTTAATCAGCCGCATCATACTGGCGGTTGTGGTGACATTTGCCCTTTCCCGTTGGAGTGGCTTAGCCAAACTTGAGAAATTGCTAGGCAATAAGTTGATGATTCCTTACTGCTCCCACTGTGGAAAAGGTGATCACATTGGTTAA